A genomic region of Candidatus Hydrogenedentota bacterium contains the following coding sequences:
- a CDS encoding glucose 1-dehydrogenase, translating into MNVNLFDLSGKVAIVTGTSRGLGQYMGRALARAGADLVITSRLVETLMPFQNEIEAMGRRVLPLALDVMDQSSIEAMTAKANEHFGRIDILVNNAGCNVRKPALDITWDDWNLVLDTNLRGTFFVSQSVARFMIPRQYGRIINIGSVTAVFGYAGLGPYSASRGGTKQLTMSLADDWGVHGITVNCLAPGWFKTAQNAVMYENEEWVAYLCDRIPLKRPGQPQDLDGAVVFLASEASGYITGQTLLVDGGISTGATRALPKKPDTP; encoded by the coding sequence ATGAATGTGAATTTGTTTGACCTCTCCGGCAAAGTCGCCATCGTCACTGGAACCAGCCGGGGGCTGGGCCAATACATGGGGCGCGCACTCGCGAGAGCAGGCGCGGACCTCGTCATAACCAGCCGCCTTGTTGAGACTCTAATGCCGTTTCAGAACGAAATTGAAGCGATGGGACGGCGCGTGCTGCCACTTGCCTTGGATGTCATGGACCAATCCAGTATTGAGGCAATGACGGCAAAGGCGAACGAACATTTCGGACGGATTGACATACTGGTTAACAATGCCGGATGCAACGTGCGCAAGCCTGCGCTGGATATAACCTGGGATGATTGGAACCTTGTGCTTGACACAAACCTCAGGGGCACGTTTTTCGTTTCGCAATCAGTGGCCCGCTTCATGATTCCCCGCCAATATGGTCGCATCATCAATATTGGCTCCGTCACGGCGGTCTTCGGCTACGCGGGGCTTGGCCCTTACAGCGCAAGCAGAGGCGGGACGAAACAACTCACTATGAGCCTCGCCGACGACTGGGGCGTCCACGGGATTACGGTCAATTGTCTCGCGCCGGGCTGGTTCAAGACCGCGCAGAATGCGGTGATGTACGAGAATGAGGAGTGGGTCGCCTACCTGTGCGATCGCATCCCGCTGAAACGTCCCGGCCAGCCTCAGGATCTAGATGGAGCCGTCGTTTTCCTCGCTTCCGAAGCGAGTGGTTATATTACGGGTCAGACGCTGTTGGTGGATGGCGGAATATCCACGGGCGCGACACGCGCGCTCCCCAAGAAACCCGATACGCCCTAA
- a CDS encoding galactitol-1-phosphate 5-dehydrogenase, which translates to MKALVLSDYMRFDYTEVPLPVCGPDEVMIAVKACGICGSDIHGMDGSTGRRRPPIIMGHEAAGDIAAMGSDVREWRIGDRVTFDSTISCGTCAFCIQDRVNLCNHRRVLGVSCEDYRQDGAFAGFVVVPSRILYRLPDTLSFEHAAMAEAVSVAAHAAGRIPVHPSDTVLVVGTGMIGLLVIQVLALTGCRIIAADIDRQRLEMARSFGAKDTVCTSDCNAHERILELTQRSGADVSFEVVGKDDTVRLAIESLRKGGTAVLVGNTSPEVSLPLQSTVTREISLLGSCASAGEYPQVLDWLATGAIRVDPLISAVAPLAEGAQWFSRLYAKEPSLMKVILRPDDESSTP; encoded by the coding sequence ATGAAGGCCCTCGTCCTTTCAGACTACATGCGCTTCGATTACACCGAGGTTCCACTTCCGGTGTGTGGCCCGGATGAGGTGATGATTGCCGTCAAGGCCTGCGGTATCTGCGGCAGCGACATTCACGGCATGGACGGAAGCACAGGGCGACGGCGTCCTCCAATCATCATGGGGCACGAGGCTGCGGGCGACATTGCCGCGATGGGCTCGGATGTGCGCGAGTGGCGCATTGGCGATCGAGTTACATTCGACTCCACGATTTCTTGCGGAACGTGCGCGTTCTGCATTCAGGATCGCGTCAATCTCTGCAACCACCGTCGCGTTCTCGGCGTCTCTTGCGAAGATTACCGCCAAGATGGGGCCTTCGCCGGATTCGTCGTCGTACCGTCTCGCATCCTCTATCGGCTTCCCGATACGCTTTCCTTTGAACACGCGGCCATGGCCGAGGCCGTTTCGGTTGCGGCGCATGCCGCAGGTCGAATCCCGGTGCATCCCAGCGATACGGTCCTCGTCGTTGGGACCGGCATGATTGGGTTGCTGGTCATCCAAGTGCTCGCCCTCACCGGGTGCCGAATCATCGCGGCAGATATCGACCGGCAACGCCTCGAAATGGCGCGTTCGTTCGGAGCGAAGGACACCGTCTGCACCTCGGACTGCAACGCACACGAGCGGATACTGGAGTTGACGCAACGGAGCGGAGCGGACGTATCATTTGAAGTGGTGGGGAAAGACGATACCGTGCGGCTCGCAATCGAGTCGTTGCGCAAGGGGGGTACGGCCGTACTCGTTGGAAACACCTCGCCGGAAGTCTCGCTCCCGCTTCAATCGACGGTCACGCGCGAGATTTCGCTGCTGGGATCGTGTGCTTCCGCGGGTGAGTACCCGCAAGTACTCGATTGGCTGGCAACTGGCGCGATTCGTGTGGATCCGTTGATCAGTGCGGTTGCGCCGCTTGCGGAAGGAGCGCAGTGGTTCAGCCGGTTGTATGCAAAGGAGCCTTCGTTAATGAAAGTCATCCTTAGGCCCGATGACGAAAGTTCAACACCATGA
- a CDS encoding sulfatase-like hydrolase/transferase translates to MLAIYLLTLFVSSGMTGVYVRHVVAEQGFITGFSGGTLLTVGVACAYASTQLAYVTFLRLLWPPKTNMPLLGESISHACCVFLLPYLMGIQINWPHPILKEVEPLIFLGTFAAIHSLFKVITLFSFLRSIPGKRITVVFWAVATCATILTGYLCSSSWIKRVERAQNTVVEEAKPYRIDGATAMARALPESCDLTVPLSPGANSVLAMRWANLPDAPQENRVGRIHVTIDFESESGKTYDTWIELGSSQWLDLHLPAESVPDDATACTVMWGVEKPPKWRALTKLRPALRSDRKVLLSGPMLCAALSAQTTPSVVVVVVDGLGAYHFTGLGTTKAYTPNLAVFANGSLSFLQAYTTAPESAAASMSLLTGVGPLRHGYLGTRLGPTPRSLRAIPEVLREAGYATAAFSEGDRFDDLTFERSFARGFDLVDSSAHFEDTSQSESSVIAAPATVSAGNEETQAEPPVFGSSQTLKRASEWIKANQSLQTFTFVRLTELRDLTPRIQYGLDSASQPPRELYAAALFHLDHVLSQFLSSVQHSAGGANTFIVVAGAYGTDFASGATPSASGLTEPSLRVPLLVRGPGIEPNKEGNLVSIEDVAPTLAARCSTSLGSAVAPKDLLGDAVAEEPVSVTGNPLTITSRNDLWRIVWETGRTPFEKDASGPQGFARLYNLSRYTPSAGLSDQAPRNTELVTQWVTVLQRFLDVQATEW, encoded by the coding sequence GTGCTGGCAATCTACCTATTAACCCTCTTCGTATCCTCCGGCATGACCGGCGTATATGTGCGCCATGTCGTCGCCGAGCAAGGATTTATAACCGGCTTTTCTGGCGGGACCCTGTTGACGGTGGGTGTTGCGTGCGCCTACGCCTCCACGCAGTTGGCCTATGTCACGTTCTTGCGGCTGCTTTGGCCGCCAAAGACCAACATGCCGCTACTCGGCGAAAGCATCTCGCACGCGTGCTGCGTGTTTCTGCTGCCCTATCTCATGGGCATCCAAATCAACTGGCCCCACCCAATTTTGAAAGAAGTCGAACCGCTCATATTCCTTGGGACATTTGCGGCAATCCACTCGCTATTCAAAGTCATCACGTTGTTCTCGTTTCTGCGAAGTATTCCAGGTAAACGCATTACCGTCGTATTCTGGGCAGTCGCCACCTGCGCGACCATTCTGACCGGCTACCTGTGTTCCTCTTCGTGGATAAAGCGCGTGGAACGTGCACAGAACACGGTGGTGGAAGAAGCCAAGCCGTATCGAATCGACGGTGCGACCGCGATGGCGCGTGCTTTGCCGGAGAGTTGCGATCTGACTGTCCCGCTGAGTCCTGGAGCCAATTCCGTGCTTGCGATGCGGTGGGCCAATCTTCCGGACGCGCCCCAAGAGAACCGCGTGGGGCGTATTCACGTGACCATCGATTTCGAGAGCGAAAGCGGGAAGACCTACGACACGTGGATTGAGCTGGGTTCATCGCAGTGGCTGGACTTACACCTACCGGCAGAGTCCGTTCCCGACGATGCTACTGCTTGCACGGTGATGTGGGGCGTTGAAAAACCGCCGAAGTGGCGAGCGCTCACCAAACTGCGCCCTGCGTTGCGCTCCGATCGGAAGGTGCTGCTTTCGGGTCCCATGCTGTGCGCTGCTCTATCGGCTCAAACCACGCCCAGTGTCGTTGTGGTCGTTGTCGACGGATTGGGCGCATATCATTTCACCGGTCTGGGGACAACCAAGGCCTATACACCGAATTTGGCGGTGTTTGCCAACGGGTCGCTTTCCTTTCTTCAGGCCTATACCACGGCGCCCGAATCGGCCGCAGCTTCCATGTCTCTGCTTACGGGCGTGGGTCCGTTGCGCCACGGTTACCTGGGAACCCGGTTAGGGCCGACGCCTCGCTCGCTTCGGGCCATCCCAGAGGTCCTGCGCGAAGCCGGCTATGCGACCGCTGCCTTCTCGGAAGGCGACCGTTTCGACGATTTAACGTTTGAGCGATCGTTTGCGCGCGGGTTCGACCTTGTCGATTCGTCTGCACACTTCGAAGACACGTCCCAATCGGAATCGTCGGTCATTGCCGCACCCGCAACCGTGAGTGCAGGCAATGAGGAAACGCAGGCAGAGCCGCCGGTCTTTGGTTCGAGCCAGACCTTGAAGCGCGCCTCGGAGTGGATAAAAGCGAACCAGAGCCTGCAAACCTTTACATTTGTCCGGCTCACTGAATTGCGCGATCTCACGCCGCGAATTCAGTATGGACTGGACAGCGCCTCACAACCGCCTCGCGAACTCTACGCGGCGGCGTTGTTTCATCTCGACCATGTTCTGTCGCAGTTCCTTTCGAGTGTCCAACACTCGGCGGGCGGAGCAAACACCTTTATTGTCGTTGCGGGCGCCTACGGAACAGATTTCGCCAGCGGCGCGACTCCTTCGGCTTCGGGCCTGACGGAACCCTCGCTGCGCGTGCCGCTTCTCGTGCGCGGACCAGGAATCGAGCCCAACAAAGAAGGGAACTTGGTGAGCATCGAGGACGTAGCGCCCACGCTGGCCGCACGTTGCAGCACCAGCTTAGGTTCCGCGGTCGCGCCAAAGGACCTGCTCGGTGATGCAGTCGCCGAAGAGCCCGTCTCGGTGACAGGTAATCCACTGACCATTACCTCGCGCAACGATCTGTGGCGTATTGTGTGGGAGACGGGACGTACGCCCTTTGAGAAAGATGCGAGCGGACCCCAAGGATTCGCCCGCTTGTACAACCTGAGTCGCTACACTCCCAGTGCAGGCCTTTCCGATCAAGCGCCACGCAACACCGAATTGGTCACTCAATGGGTGACGGTGCTGCAGCGTTTTCTGGATGTCCAGGCCACGGAGTGGTGA